A single window of Rhizobium sp. CCGE531 DNA harbors:
- a CDS encoding sensor histidine kinase has translation MRNLAPQSVFDHYLNISRLLAGQLDFHSVIQAVAVEISHVIPHDHLDVCIMLVDEQFHTAYESGLETDWGRRFPAPVSNSPIRTLLWGESDYLLTDDAWSDPQFHFQGAFSHPIFHQSLHSRLHVPLKVQGHVIGALSCSSHRTGFYTMQDIESARIIADLLAPHFFAIRAADQAKRSAIVEAEARAREEGLRLGALKLTEALEAERQRIGMDLHDQILADLTRLARRLERLARQPDVTGEALEPLFRGLQHSMHDLRQIIEEAKPSVLQLFGFAQAVENHLERSIQESGATLAWTLKDETGGAIDCLEQSVSIALFRIAQEAINNAIRHAQAESIEVYLKAAEGAVTIDVMDDGLGLGNARRPSGGGIENMRTRARLISARFAIRPVGASGGTVVSVTLPAKAQPLGGAAA, from the coding sequence TTGCGCAATCTGGCGCCGCAATCGGTCTTCGACCACTATCTCAACATATCACGGCTACTCGCTGGCCAGCTTGACTTTCATTCCGTCATCCAGGCGGTTGCTGTCGAAATCAGTCATGTGATCCCGCATGATCATCTCGACGTCTGCATCATGCTGGTGGACGAGCAATTTCACACGGCATACGAGAGCGGGCTGGAAACCGATTGGGGCCGACGGTTTCCGGCGCCGGTCAGCAACAGCCCCATCCGCACGCTTCTCTGGGGCGAGAGCGATTATCTGCTGACCGACGACGCCTGGAGCGACCCACAGTTTCATTTCCAGGGCGCCTTTTCGCACCCGATCTTCCACCAGTCGCTGCACAGCCGCCTGCATGTTCCCCTGAAAGTGCAGGGTCATGTCATCGGCGCGCTTTCCTGCTCAAGCCACCGGACCGGATTCTACACCATGCAGGATATCGAAAGCGCCCGCATCATTGCCGATCTCTTGGCGCCGCACTTCTTCGCCATCCGTGCCGCCGACCAGGCTAAACGCTCGGCAATCGTGGAGGCCGAGGCCCGCGCCCGCGAGGAGGGCCTTCGCCTCGGCGCCCTGAAACTGACCGAGGCACTGGAGGCCGAACGACAACGCATCGGCATGGACCTGCACGACCAGATCCTGGCCGACCTGACCCGCCTCGCCCGGCGGCTGGAGAGGCTTGCCCGCCAGCCCGATGTCACCGGCGAAGCGCTTGAACCGCTGTTTCGCGGTTTGCAGCACAGTATGCACGATCTTCGCCAGATCATCGAGGAGGCCAAGCCCTCGGTTCTTCAGCTGTTCGGTTTTGCGCAGGCGGTGGAAAACCATCTCGAACGATCGATCCAGGAGAGCGGAGCCACCTTGGCATGGACGCTGAAAGACGAGACCGGCGGTGCCATCGACTGCCTCGAACAATCGGTTTCCATTGCCCTCTTCCGTATCGCGCAGGAGGCCATCAACAACGCTATACGCCATGCCCAGGCTGAGAGCATCGAGGTCTACCTGAAGGCAGCGGAGGGCGCGGTGACGATCGACGTCATGGATGACGGGCTTGGACTTGGAAATGCCCGCAGGCCGTCGGGTGGCGGCATCGAAAACATGCGGACCCGAGCACGCCTGATCTCCGCGCGCTTCGCAATCAGGCCGGTCGGCGCATCCGGAGGAACAGTGGTCAGCGTCACCCTGCCCGCCAAGGCGCAACCGCTGGGAGGAGCCGCGGCATGA
- a CDS encoding GntR family transcriptional regulator → MKGGKNSLYDDLKRQILTMELDPDQDLDEATLSEQYGLSRTPVREIFRRLEGEGYIDIRANRGARVSPMNHQTLRHFFLVAPMIYAAIGRLAVQNFKPKQLVDLKETQDRFRSASSSGDALAMVLENNRFHEIIGEMSFNAYLQPSLGRLLIDHARIGHTFFRPKNDDMRERLQLAVEHHDGFIEAIAQHDEDTVVDLVFEHWELSRENMEMFIAPQGMKADALVEVPVVSMEKSS, encoded by the coding sequence ATGAAGGGTGGGAAGAACAGTCTTTACGACGATCTAAAGCGTCAGATTCTGACGATGGAGCTCGATCCCGATCAGGATTTGGACGAAGCCACGCTCAGCGAACAATATGGACTTTCGCGCACACCGGTCCGGGAAATCTTCCGGCGTCTCGAAGGCGAAGGCTATATCGACATCCGGGCAAACCGCGGTGCGCGCGTCAGTCCGATGAACCATCAGACGCTCAGGCACTTCTTCCTGGTGGCGCCGATGATTTATGCCGCGATCGGCCGGCTCGCGGTTCAAAACTTCAAGCCGAAACAGCTCGTCGACCTGAAGGAAACGCAGGACCGATTTCGCTCGGCAAGTTCCTCCGGCGATGCTCTCGCCATGGTGCTGGAGAACAACCGCTTCCACGAAATCATCGGCGAAATGTCGTTCAACGCCTACCTGCAGCCGAGCCTGGGGCGCCTGCTGATCGACCACGCGCGGATCGGCCACACCTTCTTCCGGCCGAAGAACGACGACATGCGCGAGCGGCTTCAACTCGCCGTGGAGCACCACGACGGCTTCATCGAGGCGATCGCGCAGCATGATGAGGACACCGTGGTGGACCTGGTGTTCGAGCATTGGGAACTGTCGCGCGAGAACATGGAAATGTTCATCGCTCCGCAGGGAATGAAGGCGGACGCACTCGTCGAAGTGCCCGTCGTATCGATGGAGAAATCGTCTTGA
- a CDS encoding GntR family transcriptional regulator, translating into MWTAKVLACFDETWNEMSVSHLESGGLRKARLYEELHGRLKTQILTGVVPDGLVLTEAALAGLAGSSRAPVRQALQLLLEDGLIARFDGRGFIVGAPGTTPKRVKLDDCLGKLFDEESGRPAFAWQALYEDVEHIVVYRSFFGRYRINENELARHFGVGRGVARDVLLKLETLGITEKDDNFRWSIVPLDSQRIRDLYEVREQIEPVALASALGGLSEKHVDSMLARLSQALAQYPDVSASTMYELELDLHLRSLQACPNKEFLSILKRTHCILTLSKHVVGSRIKMPEYEPFLAEHIGVFKMVQKRDEEGLRKAMRDHISNSQPNVQARAAYIREHYQPDEYSFIT; encoded by the coding sequence ATGTGGACAGCGAAGGTGCTGGCCTGCTTCGATGAAACATGGAACGAGATGAGCGTATCGCATTTGGAGAGCGGCGGTCTGCGCAAGGCCAGGCTCTATGAGGAGCTTCACGGGCGATTGAAGACCCAGATCCTCACGGGGGTCGTGCCGGATGGGCTTGTGCTGACCGAGGCCGCGCTTGCAGGGCTGGCCGGCAGCAGCCGCGCGCCGGTACGCCAAGCGCTGCAGTTGCTGCTGGAGGATGGGTTGATCGCCCGGTTCGATGGCCGCGGCTTTATCGTCGGGGCGCCGGGAACGACGCCGAAACGGGTCAAGCTCGATGACTGCCTTGGCAAGTTGTTTGACGAGGAGAGCGGCAGGCCCGCGTTTGCCTGGCAGGCGCTCTACGAAGATGTCGAACACATCGTCGTCTATCGCTCCTTCTTCGGTCGTTATCGTATCAATGAAAATGAATTGGCGCGGCATTTCGGCGTTGGGCGCGGAGTGGCGCGCGATGTGCTGTTAAAGCTCGAGACGCTCGGCATCACGGAGAAGGACGATAATTTCCGCTGGTCGATCGTCCCGCTCGACAGTCAGCGCATCCGCGACCTATACGAGGTGCGCGAGCAGATCGAGCCGGTGGCGCTCGCTAGCGCCCTCGGTGGTCTATCGGAGAAACACGTCGATTCGATGCTTGCGCGCCTGTCGCAGGCGCTTGCGCAATATCCCGATGTCTCGGCCTCCACCATGTACGAACTGGAGCTCGACCTTCATCTGCGCAGCCTTCAGGCTTGCCCGAACAAGGAGTTCCTTAGCATCCTGAAGCGGACCCATTGCATCCTGACGCTGAGCAAGCACGTCGTCGGCAGTCGCATCAAGATGCCGGAATACGAGCCCTTCCTTGCCGAGCACATCGGCGTGTTCAAGATGGTGCAAAAGCGCGACGAGGAAGGGCTGCGGAAAGCCATGCGCGATCACATCAGCAATTCGCAGCCCAATGTGCAGGCGCGTGCCGCCTATATCCGCGAGCACTACCAGCCGGATGAATACAGCTTCATCACCTGA
- a CDS encoding FAD-binding oxidoreductase, with product MTTTSVKRLPAENGVSGWEAISQRTFPVRTLEGNVTADWLIIGAGFAGLSAARRLRQLRPDDKIVVVDASEVGKGTSGRNSGFMIDVPHNLSSSEYSSGGLDATRLEMAQNRAAIAFAKGAADEYAMSPQTFDPAGKINAAATARGMKLNISFGQSLRSADEKHAFLDAAQMREITGSDYYLGGLFTPGAVLIQPADYVRELAAGLSRKIDIFEHSPVTSLTRESGAWTAVSSRGKVTAARVILGVNGHVSDFGHFSGRLMHIFAYASMTAPFPAADVEQKVSGRDKWALLPADAMGATVRKITSGGQSRIVIRTKYTYETTITVSDHRMAKMAREHRNSLDARFPGLKDVPFEYSWAGRLCLSRNHVPAFGEIEEGLYSACCENGLGTVKSTLAGMMAAELATGTTSRHLEQYMDHAAPSRLPPEPFAWLGINSVIRLQELRAGREG from the coding sequence ATGACCACGACGTCCGTCAAACGTCTGCCGGCAGAAAACGGCGTCTCGGGCTGGGAGGCGATCAGTCAGCGAACGTTCCCTGTCCGGACACTTGAAGGCAACGTGACGGCGGACTGGCTGATCATCGGTGCAGGATTTGCCGGGCTTTCGGCTGCTCGTCGTCTGCGGCAGCTTCGGCCCGACGATAAGATCGTGGTGGTCGACGCCAGCGAGGTAGGTAAAGGGACGTCGGGCCGCAATTCCGGCTTCATGATCGACGTCCCGCATAACCTGTCGTCGAGCGAATATTCGAGCGGTGGCCTCGACGCTACCCGCCTGGAGATGGCCCAGAACCGGGCTGCGATCGCTTTTGCGAAAGGAGCCGCCGACGAATACGCCATGTCGCCTCAGACTTTCGACCCGGCGGGCAAGATCAACGCTGCAGCGACGGCACGCGGAATGAAGCTGAACATCAGCTTCGGCCAATCCTTGAGGAGCGCGGACGAAAAACATGCGTTTCTCGACGCCGCGCAAATGCGAGAGATCACCGGCTCCGACTATTACCTTGGCGGCCTGTTTACGCCGGGTGCGGTGCTGATCCAGCCAGCCGACTATGTCCGCGAATTGGCTGCAGGACTGTCGCGCAAGATCGATATCTTCGAGCATTCACCGGTGACCTCGTTGACGCGCGAGAGCGGGGCATGGACGGCGGTTTCGAGCCGCGGCAAGGTCACCGCCGCTCGCGTTATCCTCGGTGTCAACGGTCACGTCAGCGATTTCGGCCATTTTAGCGGCCGCCTGATGCATATCTTCGCCTATGCCTCGATGACGGCGCCTTTTCCGGCCGCGGACGTCGAGCAGAAAGTCTCAGGCCGGGACAAATGGGCATTGCTTCCCGCCGATGCCATGGGCGCGACCGTGCGAAAGATCACCTCGGGCGGACAGTCGCGCATCGTCATTCGCACGAAATACACCTACGAGACCACGATCACGGTATCGGATCACCGCATGGCCAAGATGGCCAGGGAGCATAGAAACTCCCTCGATGCACGGTTCCCCGGGCTCAAGGACGTCCCCTTCGAATACAGCTGGGCCGGGCGTTTATGCCTGAGCCGGAACCACGTGCCGGCGTTCGGCGAAATCGAGGAAGGGCTTTATTCGGCGTGCTGCGAAAACGGGCTCGGCACCGTCAAGAGCACGCTTGCCGGCATGATGGCGGCTGAACTGGCGACGGGAACAACATCTAGGCATCTCGAACAATACATGGATCACGCGGCGCCATCTAGGCTGCCACCCGAGCCCTTTGCCTGGCTCGGCATCAATTCAGTGATCCGCTTGCAGGAATTGCGCGCAGGCCGCGAAGGATGA
- a CDS encoding ABC transporter substrate-binding protein: MNIAKMLLTSAVIACVAVPGSAFADTASKKIALSNNYAGNSWRQAMLTSWQKVTGEAVKAGVVAAADPFTTAENQATEQAAQIQNMILQGYDAIVIDAASPTALNGAIKEACDAKIVVVSFDGIVTEPCAWRIAVDFKGMGASQVEYLAKKMPKGGNVLEIRGLAGVSVDDEISAGIHAAAAKYPQFKIVGSVHGDWAQDVAQRAVAGILPSLPDIAAVVTQGGDGYGAAQAFAAAKRPMPTIVMGNRQDELAWWKKEKDASSYETMSVSIAPGVSTLAFWVAQQILDGQQVKKDLVVPFLRIDQDNLETSLATTQAGGVANVEYTLDDTKKVIAAAK; this comes from the coding sequence ATGAATATTGCCAAGATGCTACTGACATCCGCCGTCATCGCCTGCGTTGCCGTGCCGGGTTCCGCCTTTGCTGATACAGCATCCAAGAAGATTGCGTTGTCGAACAATTATGCCGGCAATTCCTGGCGCCAGGCCATGCTGACCAGCTGGCAGAAGGTCACGGGCGAAGCCGTGAAAGCCGGCGTGGTGGCTGCCGCCGATCCGTTTACGACGGCGGAAAATCAGGCAACCGAACAGGCCGCGCAGATCCAGAACATGATCCTGCAGGGCTATGACGCGATCGTCATCGACGCCGCGTCGCCAACCGCGCTGAACGGCGCGATCAAGGAAGCGTGCGATGCTAAGATCGTCGTCGTTTCCTTCGATGGCATCGTGACCGAACCCTGTGCCTGGCGCATTGCCGTCGACTTCAAGGGCATGGGCGCCAGCCAGGTCGAATACCTCGCCAAGAAGATGCCGAAGGGCGGCAATGTGCTCGAAATCCGCGGGCTTGCCGGCGTCTCCGTCGATGACGAGATTTCGGCGGGTATCCACGCGGCTGCCGCTAAATATCCGCAGTTCAAGATCGTCGGTTCGGTGCATGGCGACTGGGCGCAGGACGTCGCGCAACGCGCCGTCGCCGGCATCCTGCCGAGCCTTCCCGATATTGCCGCGGTCGTGACGCAGGGCGGCGACGGCTATGGCGCGGCGCAGGCATTCGCGGCGGCCAAACGGCCCATGCCGACGATCGTCATGGGTAACCGCCAGGACGAGCTTGCCTGGTGGAAGAAGGAGAAGGACGCCAGCAGCTACGAGACCATGTCGGTCTCCATCGCGCCCGGTGTTTCCACGCTTGCCTTCTGGGTGGCGCAGCAGATCCTCGACGGTCAGCAGGTGAAGAAGGATCTGGTGGTGCCGTTCCTGCGCATTGATCAGGACAATCTCGAAACCAGTCTGGCCACCACGCAGGCGGGCGGTGTCGCCAATGTCGAATACACGCTCGATGACACCAAGAAGGTCATCGCCGCGGCGAAGTAA
- a CDS encoding dihydrodipicolinate synthase family protein produces the protein MNFEGIYTPAITPLGQDGQIDKAAFAAVLESLIEAKVHGIIIGGSTGEYYAQSSQERFELAAFAKQVVGTRLPLIVGTGATRTEDSVEYAKAAKEIGADAILVSSPPYALPTEKENAIHALTVDRAANLPIMLYNYPARMGVMMGEEYFSRVGKSRNVRAIKESSGDMGNLHLLAKKFPHISLSCGWDDQALEFFAWGAKSWVCAGSNFLPREHVALYEACVLEKNFDKGRAIMTAMLPLMDFLECGKFVQSIKHGCEIIGLKAGPVRTPLRGLTSEEKRTLETVVTTLKRTVAQITSGANHA, from the coding sequence TTGAACTTCGAAGGCATCTACACCCCGGCGATTACCCCGCTTGGACAGGACGGCCAAATTGATAAGGCTGCGTTCGCGGCGGTCCTGGAGAGCCTCATCGAGGCCAAGGTCCATGGCATCATCATCGGCGGCTCGACCGGCGAATATTACGCCCAGAGCAGCCAGGAGCGCTTCGAGCTTGCCGCCTTTGCCAAGCAGGTCGTCGGCACCCGGCTGCCGCTCATCGTCGGAACCGGCGCAACCCGCACCGAAGACTCGGTCGAATATGCAAAGGCGGCAAAGGAGATCGGCGCCGACGCGATCCTGGTATCGTCGCCGCCCTATGCCCTGCCGACGGAGAAGGAAAATGCAATTCATGCGCTGACTGTCGACCGCGCCGCCAACCTGCCGATCATGCTCTACAACTACCCTGCCCGCATGGGTGTGATGATGGGCGAGGAATATTTTTCCCGCGTCGGCAAGTCCAGGAACGTCAGGGCGATCAAGGAAAGCTCCGGCGACATGGGCAACCTGCATCTGCTCGCAAAGAAGTTTCCGCACATTTCGCTCTCCTGCGGCTGGGACGATCAGGCGCTGGAATTCTTTGCCTGGGGGGCAAAGAGCTGGGTCTGCGCCGGTTCCAACTTCCTGCCGCGCGAACATGTCGCGCTCTACGAAGCCTGTGTGCTTGAGAAGAACTTCGACAAGGGCCGGGCGATCATGACGGCGATGCTGCCGCTGATGGACTTTCTCGAATGCGGCAAGTTCGTCCAGTCGATCAAGCATGGCTGCGAGATCATCGGCCTCAAGGCCGGTCCGGTGCGTACGCCGCTGCGCGGATTGACCTCCGAAGAAAAAAGAACCCTCGAAACCGTCGTTACCACCTTGAAGCGCACGGTCGCCCAGATCACGTCGGGAGCCAATCATGCATGA
- a CDS encoding aldehyde dehydrogenase, whose translation MHEPLTAAEYKAIAAGLQFPTNAFIDGAFRPANSGKTFKTTNPATGETLAEIAACNASDVDYAVAKAKQAFEDGRWRQLSPGERKATLIKFAKLLEDNRHELAVMESLDSGKPVRECQTVDVPDTIHTLRWHAEAIDKLYDNTNPVGPNALAMVVREPIGVVGCVLPWNFPLLMLAWKIGPALAAGCSVIVKPAQETTLTTLRVAELAHEAGIPAGVFNVVTGGGKDVGEPIGLHMDVDMVAFTGSTPTGRRFLHYSADSNLKKVVLECGGKNPAVVLEDAEDLDLVAEQVVNGAFWNMGENCSASSRLIVHAKVKDDLLKRIGAYMREWKTGDPLDPENRIGALVSKNHYEKVTSFLDDVKSEKLTIAHGGETHGGIFVEPTVVDGVTAASRLFKEEIFGPILSVTTFNTLAEAVALANDTNYGLTASVYTGSLKNAIRLSRDIRAGLVTVNCFGEGDATTPFGGYKESGFGGRDKSIFAHDNYCELKTIWIDVSDRSVDETIR comes from the coding sequence ATGCATGAACCCTTGACCGCCGCCGAATATAAGGCGATCGCCGCCGGCCTTCAGTTCCCGACGAATGCCTTCATCGATGGCGCCTTCCGTCCGGCCAATTCCGGCAAGACATTCAAGACGACCAATCCCGCGACGGGCGAGACGCTGGCGGAGATTGCGGCGTGCAATGCCAGCGATGTGGACTATGCGGTCGCCAAGGCCAAACAAGCCTTCGAGGATGGCCGTTGGCGTCAACTCTCGCCCGGCGAGCGCAAGGCGACGCTCATCAAGTTCGCCAAGCTGCTCGAAGACAATCGTCACGAACTGGCGGTCATGGAAAGCCTCGACAGCGGCAAGCCGGTTCGCGAGTGCCAGACCGTCGACGTGCCCGACACCATCCACACCCTTCGTTGGCATGCCGAGGCGATCGACAAGCTTTATGACAACACCAATCCCGTCGGCCCAAACGCGCTGGCGATGGTGGTGCGCGAACCGATCGGCGTTGTCGGCTGCGTCCTGCCCTGGAACTTCCCGCTGCTGATGCTTGCCTGGAAGATCGGCCCGGCATTGGCGGCCGGCTGCTCGGTTATCGTCAAGCCGGCGCAGGAGACGACGCTGACGACGCTGCGTGTCGCCGAACTTGCCCATGAAGCCGGCATTCCCGCCGGCGTCTTCAATGTCGTCACCGGCGGCGGCAAGGACGTCGGAGAACCGATCGGCCTGCACATGGATGTCGACATGGTGGCCTTTACCGGCTCGACGCCGACCGGCCGTCGCTTCCTGCACTATTCGGCCGATTCCAACCTCAAGAAGGTCGTGCTCGAATGCGGCGGCAAGAACCCGGCCGTGGTGCTGGAAGATGCCGAAGATCTCGATCTCGTCGCCGAGCAGGTGGTCAATGGCGCCTTCTGGAACATGGGCGAAAACTGCAGCGCCAGTTCACGCCTCATCGTCCATGCCAAGGTCAAGGACGATCTGCTAAAGCGCATCGGCGCCTATATGCGCGAGTGGAAGACTGGTGATCCCCTTGATCCGGAAAACCGCATCGGCGCGCTGGTCAGCAAGAACCACTACGAAAAGGTCACATCCTTCCTCGACGACGTCAAAAGCGAGAAGCTGACGATCGCCCATGGCGGCGAAACGCATGGCGGCATCTTCGTCGAGCCGACGGTGGTCGACGGCGTTACGGCCGCAAGCCGGCTGTTCAAGGAAGAAATCTTCGGGCCGATCCTGTCGGTGACGACGTTCAACACGCTGGCCGAGGCCGTCGCTCTTGCCAACGACACCAATTACGGCCTGACGGCATCGGTCTATACCGGCAGCCTGAAGAATGCGATCCGACTGTCGCGTGACATCCGGGCTGGCCTCGTCACGGTCAACTGCTTTGGCGAAGGCGATGCAACCACACCTTTCGGCGGCTACAAGGAGTCCGGCTTCGGCGGACGTGACAAGTCGATCTTCGCGCACGACAATTATTGCGAACTGAAGACCATCTGGATCGATGTCTCCGATCGCTCGGTGGACGAGACGATCCGATGA
- a CDS encoding altronate dehydratase family protein — protein sequence MSAVSPIILLNPIDDVAVARAMIRAGSATGIDGLITVDQIPRGHKVAVRDIQTGQEIRKFGQPIGVATQFIPAGGHVHLQNLAVIESEHPYQFSVDIEEMGMLPQEDCRTFMGFDRGAGGVGTRNFIGIITTVNCSATVSKYIAEHFNRTGGLDGFDNVDGVVALTHGGGCAINTQSEGYRYLARTLQGYARHPNFGGILMIGLGCETNQIAPILEHYKLEEGNRLRTMTIQDLGGTRKTIAAASEMIKDMLPEVNSAKRTVQPLSGIKLALECGGSDGYSGISANPALGYASDLLVRNGGTSVLAETPEIYGAEHLLTRRAVTPAVAEKLLSRIDWWRDYTRRNGAELNNNPSYGNKLGGLTTILEKSLGAVAKGGSMPLKAVYEYSQIVDEPGFVFMDTPGYDPVAVTGQVAGGCNVICFTTGRGSVSGFKPAPCVKIATNTEMYNHMREDMDINCGDIVSGDDTIEAAGERIFEEIIAVASGKKTLSETFDYGDNEFVPWQVGAIT from the coding sequence ATGTCCGCCGTTTCGCCTATCATCCTGCTCAATCCTATCGACGATGTCGCTGTTGCCCGCGCGATGATCCGCGCCGGCAGCGCCACCGGCATTGACGGCCTGATCACCGTCGACCAGATCCCACGCGGCCACAAGGTGGCAGTCCGCGACATCCAGACAGGTCAGGAAATCCGCAAATTTGGCCAGCCGATCGGTGTCGCAACGCAATTCATTCCGGCTGGCGGCCATGTTCATCTGCAGAACCTGGCGGTGATCGAATCCGAACACCCCTATCAGTTCAGCGTCGACATCGAAGAGATGGGCATGCTGCCGCAAGAGGACTGTCGGACCTTCATGGGCTTCGATCGCGGAGCCGGTGGCGTCGGTACGCGCAATTTTATCGGCATCATCACCACGGTGAATTGCTCTGCGACCGTCTCGAAATACATCGCCGAGCATTTCAATCGCACCGGGGGCCTCGATGGCTTCGACAATGTCGATGGCGTCGTGGCGCTTACCCACGGCGGCGGTTGCGCCATCAACACCCAGTCGGAGGGCTATCGCTATCTGGCCCGTACTCTACAGGGCTATGCCCGCCATCCGAATTTCGGCGGCATCCTGATGATCGGCCTTGGCTGCGAAACCAACCAGATCGCGCCCATTCTCGAGCACTACAAGCTCGAAGAAGGAAACCGGCTGCGCACCATGACGATCCAGGATCTCGGCGGAACCCGCAAGACGATCGCGGCCGCGTCGGAAATGATCAAAGACATGCTGCCGGAGGTGAACTCAGCCAAACGGACCGTTCAGCCCCTTTCAGGGATCAAGCTAGCCTTGGAATGCGGCGGCTCCGATGGCTATTCGGGAATTTCGGCCAACCCGGCGCTCGGCTATGCTTCCGATCTTCTCGTGCGCAATGGCGGTACATCGGTTCTGGCGGAAACGCCGGAGATTTATGGCGCGGAACATCTGCTGACGCGCAGAGCGGTCACGCCGGCGGTTGCGGAAAAACTGCTCTCCAGGATTGATTGGTGGCGCGACTATACCCGCCGCAACGGCGCGGAACTTAACAACAATCCCTCTTATGGCAACAAGCTCGGCGGATTGACGACCATTCTGGAGAAGTCGCTCGGCGCGGTCGCCAAGGGCGGCTCCATGCCGCTGAAGGCCGTCTACGAATATTCGCAGATCGTCGACGAACCCGGTTTCGTTTTCATGGATACGCCCGGCTACGATCCTGTCGCCGTCACCGGCCAGGTTGCAGGCGGCTGCAATGTGATCTGCTTTACCACCGGCCGCGGATCGGTTTCCGGGTTCAAGCCGGCACCCTGCGTCAAGATCGCCACGAACACCGAGATGTACAACCATATGCGCGAGGATATGGACATCAATTGCGGTGACATCGTCAGCGGCGACGATACGATCGAGGCGGCCGGCGAACGGATCTTCGAGGAAATCATCGCCGTCGCCTCGGGCAAGAAGACGCTGAGCGAGACCTTCGACTATGGTGACAATGAATTCGTTCCCTGGCAGGTCGGCGCCATCACCTGA
- a CDS encoding response regulator transcription factor, which yields MKVLIIEDDPLHRSYLNEAIRAALPECDGVLEAENGNTGERLARDCKSAHIVMDLQMSQRNGIEAARTIWKERPETRILFWSNYSDEAYVRGVSRIVPVGAVYGYVLKSASDDRLKLALRSIFIESQCVIDREVRGMQQRSLGNVNGFTEAEYEILVDIALGLTDRAIAHRRNLSVRSVQNRLQQLYVKLGVYQPLGNQDDDGRFNLRARAVAVAFLRKLLNHSALERAETDLTAWLARQPHD from the coding sequence ATGAAGGTGCTGATCATCGAGGACGATCCGCTTCATCGCTCCTATCTCAACGAAGCGATCCGCGCCGCCCTTCCCGAATGCGATGGCGTGCTGGAAGCCGAAAACGGCAATACCGGCGAACGACTGGCGCGGGATTGCAAATCCGCCCATATCGTCATGGATCTGCAGATGAGCCAGCGCAACGGCATCGAGGCGGCGCGCACCATATGGAAGGAGCGGCCGGAGACGCGCATCCTCTTCTGGTCGAACTATTCGGACGAAGCCTATGTTCGCGGCGTCTCGCGTATCGTGCCGGTCGGCGCCGTCTATGGCTATGTTTTGAAATCGGCCTCCGACGACCGGCTGAAGCTGGCGCTCCGCAGCATCTTCATCGAGAGCCAGTGCGTGATCGACCGCGAAGTGCGTGGCATGCAGCAAAGAAGCCTCGGAAACGTCAACGGTTTCACCGAGGCCGAATATGAGATCCTGGTCGACATCGCACTCGGATTGACTGATCGCGCCATCGCCCACAGACGCAACCTCTCCGTCCGCAGTGTTCAAAACCGATTGCAGCAGCTCTACGTCAAGCTCGGCGTCTATCAGCCGCTCGGCAACCAGGACGATGATGGTCGTTTCAACCTCAGAGCCCGCGCCGTGGCCGTGGCGTTCCTTAGAAAGCTGCTCAATCACAGCGCTCTGGAGCGGGCGGAAACCGACCTCACCGCCTGGCTCGCCCGCCAGCCTCACGATTGA